The nucleotide sequence tggacaacactctcccctctcgttgctatgccatcaccatgatcttgcgtgtgcgtaggaatttttttgaaattactacgttccccaacagtggcatccgagcctaggttttatgcgttgatgttatatgcacgagtagaacacaagtgagttgtgggtgatacaagtcatactgcttaccggcatgtcatactttggttcggcagtattgtgagatgaagcgtcccggaccgacattacgcgtacgcttacgcaagactggtttcaccgttacgagcactcgtgcttaaaggtggctggcgggtgtctgtctctctcactttagctgaatcgagtgtggctatgcccggtccttgcgaaggttaaaacagcaccaacttgatgaactatcgttgtggtttttatgcgtaggtaagaacggttcttgctaaagcccgtagcagccacgtaaaatttgcaacaacaaagtagaggacgtctaacttgtttttgcagggcatgttgtgatgtgatatggtcaagacgtgatgctatattatattgtatgagatgatcatgttttgtgaccgaagttatcggcaactggcaggagccatatggttgtcactttattgtatgaaatgcaaacgccctgtaattgctttactttatcactaagcggtagcgatagtcgtagaggcaatagatggcgtaacgacaacgatgatacgatggagatcaaggtgtcgcgccggtgacgatggtgatcatgatggtgcttcgaagatggagatcacaagcacaagatgatgatggccatatcatatcacttatattgattgcatatgatgtttatcctttatgcatcttatcttgctttgattgacggtagcattttaagatgatctctcactaattatcaagaagtgttctccctgagtatgcaccgttgcgaaagttcttcgtgctgagagaccacgtgatgatcgggtgtgataggctctacgttcaaatacaacgggtgcaaaacagttgcacacgcggaatactcgggttaaacttgacgagtctagcatatacagatatggcctcgaaacacgttgaccgaaaggtcgagcgtgaatcatatagtagatatgatcaacataatgatgttcaccattgaaactactccatctcacgtgatgatcggacatggtttagttgatttgaatcacgtgatcacttagatgactagagagatgtctatctaagtgggagttcttaagtaatatgattaattgaactttaatttttcatgaacttagtccaggtagtattttgcaaattatgttgtagatcaatagctcgcattgttgctttcatatgattattttgatatgttcctagagaaaattgtattgaaagatattagtaaagatcgatatattggacgactatattcggagttcggaaaggttccgagtggttcgggtattttcggagtactgggtgaaggaaatatgccctagaggcaataataaagttattatttatttccttatttcatgataaatatttattattcgtgctagaattgtattaaccggaaacataatacatgtgtgaatacatagacaaacatagtgtcactagtatgcctctacttgactagctcatttatcaaagatggttatgtttcctaaccatggacaaaagagttgtcatttgattaacgtgatcacatcattaggagaatgatgtgattgacttgacccattccgttagcttagcacttgattgtttagtatgttgctattgctttcttcatgacttatacatgttcctgtaactatgagaattatgcaactcccgtttaccggaggaacactttgggtactaccaaacgtcacaacgtaactgggtgattataaaggagtactacaggtgtctccgaaggtacatgttgagttggcgtatttcgagattaggttttgtcactccgattgtcggagaggtatctctgggccctctcggtaatgcacatcattataagccttgcaagcaatgtgaccaaatgagttggttaccggatgatgcattacgaaacgagtaaagagacttgccggtaacgagattgaactaggtattggataccgacgaccaaatctcgggcaagtaacataccgatgacaaagggaacaacgtatgttgttatgcggtttgaccgataaagatctttgtagaatatgtaggaaccaatatgggcatccaggttccgctattggttattgaccgagaatagttctaggtcatgtctacatagttctcgaacccgtagggtccgcacgcttaacgttatgatgacagttttattatgagtttataagttttgatgtatcgaagtttgttcggagtcccggatgtgatcacggacatgacgaggagtctcgaaatggtcgagacataatgattgatatattggacgactatattcggacaccggaagtgttccgggtgatttcagagaaaaccggagtgccggagggttaccggacccccccccccgggagagttaatgggccacatgggccttggtgggaagagagaggggcggccagggagggccgcgcaccccctctccctctggtccgaattggactaggaggggggcggcgcccccctctttccttcccccctctcccccttcctttcccctcctagtaggagtaggaaaggaggagtcctactcctactaggaggaggactcctcctcttggcgcgcccacaagggccggccggcctccccctccctcctttatatacgggggcggggggcaccccacaacaacacaagttgatctacggatcgttccttagccgtgtgcggtgcccccctccaccatattccacctcggtcatatcatcgcggagtttaggcgaagccctgcgccggtagagcatcatcatcgtcaccatgccgtcgtgctgacggaactcatccccgaagctttgctggatcggagcccggggatcgtcatcgagctgaacgtgtgctgaactcggaggtgccgtacgttcggtacttggatcggtcggatcgtgaagacgtacgactacatcaaccgcgttgtcataacgcttctgcttatggtctacgagggtacgtggacaacactctcccctctcattgctatgccatcaccatgatcttgcgtgtgcgtaggaaattttttgaaattactacgttccccaacaccggggagttacgggaatacgggggagaagtattgggccttattgggccatacgggaaagagagaggggctgcctagggcaggccgcgcgcccccccaaggcctagtccgaattggactagggggaggggctgcgccccctccttccttcccttctcttttccccttccttgtctcctactcctactacatggaaggactcctagttggactaggaaaaggggaatcctactcccggtgggagtaggactccctagggcgcgccatagagagggccggccctccctagGGTGCCGATGACGGCTGGGCAAACCACCCATCCCTCCAGCCAGCTTCCTCACGTTGCCCCTTGCAACGCCTCACCACGGCCTCCAGATAGATCGCGAAGATCAAGCCGGACACCTgcccgacgacgaggacgcccGGATGGTCAAGATCGGCCCCGTAAACGGCGACAGGAGGTGCCCcacttcatgaaggaaatatgccctagaggcaataataaagttattatttatttccttatatcatgataaatgtttattattcatgctagaattgtattaaccggaaacataatacatgtgtgaatatatagacaaacagagtgtcactagtatgcctctacttgactagcttgttaatcaaagatggttatgtttcctaaccatagacaaaagagttgttatttgattaacgggatcacatcattagttgaatgatctgaatgacatgacccattccattagcttagcacccgatcgtttagtatgttgctattgctttcttcatgacttatacatgttcctatgactatgagattatgcaagccccgtttaccggagaaacactttgtgtgctaccaaacgtcacaacgtaactgggtgattataaaggtgctctacaggtgtctctaaaggtacttgttgggttggcgtatttcgagattaggatttgtcactccgaatgtcggagaggtatctctgggccctatcggtaatgcacatcactataagccttgcaagcaatgtagctaatgagttagttgcgagatgatgtattacggaacgagtaaagagacttgccggtaacgagattgaactaggtattggataccgacgatcgaatctcgggcaagtaacataccgatgacaaagggaacaacgtatgttgttatgcggtctgaccgataaagatcttcgtagaatatgtaggaaccaatatgagcatccaggttccgctattggttattgacaggagatgtgtctcggtcatgtctacattgttctcgaaccgtaggtccgcacgcttaaggtttcgatgacaattatattatgagtttatgagttttgatgtaccgaaggagttcggagtcccggatgagatcggggacatgacgaggagtctcgaaatggtcgatacgtaaagatcgatatattggacgactatattcggagttcggaaaggttccgagtggttcgggtattttttggagtaccggggagttacggcaatacgggggagaagtattgggccttattgggccatacgggaaagagagaggggctgcctagggcaggccgcccccccccccccccccaaggcctagtccgaattggactagggggaggggctgcgccccctccttccttcccttctcttttccccttccttgtctcctactcctactacatggaaggactcctagttggactaggaaaaggggaatcctactcccggtgggagtaggactccctagggcgtgccatagagagggccagccctcccctcctccactcctttatatacgggggcagggggcaccccatggacacacaagttgatcttcgtgatcgttccttagccgtgtgcggtgcccccctccacgatattacacctcgttcatattgtagcggtgcttaggcgaagccctgcgacggttgaacatcaagatcgtcaccacgccgtcgtgctgacggaactcctccccgaagctttgctggatcgaagcccgggatgcgtcatcgagttgtacgtgtgtcaagaactcggaggtgccggagtaacggtgcttggatcggttggaccgggaagacgtacgactacctaCTCTATGTTGCGTCagcgcttccgcttcggtctacgagggtagatagacaacactctcccctctcgttgctatgcatcaccatgatcttgcgtgtgcgtaggaaattttttaaaattactacgttcccgaacacTTCACACACCGGCCATCAGCAGCCGCGCGAGCAGCAGCCTGACGTGTCAGGCTTCCAGAGCTCTAGGGCGTAGCAAATACAGAGTATACCGAAGAAAGAGTGTGGCATGCATATACGTACTTGGGAGTGGTGATGATGGAGAACCACTCCATGCCGGTGTCGTCGGCGATCTTGGAGACGACGAAGAACCTGGGCACGATGAAGAGGCAGCCACCCTCGGCGCGGGTCTCCAGCACGCGGGTGCCGTCGATGCCCACCACCTGGACGCGCCCGCTCCCGCGCACGATGTAGGTCACCTGGTACGCCGAGTCGCACGAGAAGCCCGGCGAGCACATGGAGTGGGCgtcgatcctcacgaggtcggcgCCGAGCCCGACCTCCTTCACCAGCGGCAGGTTGGCCGTGTTGAGCACCACCACGCGGCCGCCGCCCTTGATGTCCACGTCCAGCGGCGCCTCCAGGCAGTTGAGCACCATGCCGTCGCGGTCCTCGGCGCGCAGCGCCGGCATCCTGTGGCCCGCGGCGAGCTTGACGATGCCGGAGCCGGGCTGGGTGgagacgagcttcgcggcggagtcCTGTTCGAGGTCCCACGCGCGCGCGACGAACTCGGTGGAGAAGCCCGTGAAGATGCCGGGGGCGCCGGTGAGCTGGAAGTTGGTGAAGCGGCCCGGGCAGTGGCCCTTGGAGGTGTCGCCGAGGAAGAGCACCACGAGCTCGCCCGCCGCGGCGTTGTGGTTGTGCCACCAGGTGACGGCGCCGAAGGGGAGCGCCAGCGCGTCGCCCTCCTTGACGGGGATCACCTTCTCCCTGGCGGCCTCCGGGAGGACGACCCCGCATGCGCCGGCGCCCTGGAGGACGTAGGCGACCTTGGCCGAGTCGGAGTAGCTGGGGAGGGAGAggccgccggcggcgaggtgcagcTTGGCGGCGCCGATGGAGGCCGCGCCGAGCATGGGCAGGTCGGCGGGGGACCAGTcgtagtaggcgccgccgtcgccgccgtaggCCTTGGCGGGCTTCTTCGGGGACAGGTCCATGGACATGACCTCGGCGGGGGACGTGCGCTGCACCATCGTGGTCGTGGATGGATCGTGCCGGTGGAACTTGCGTGCGTGCGTACGTAGGTAGCTAGGGCTAGAAAGTTGGAGCAGGATGATGAGATTGGAGTTGGAGAGGACGTTGGTTGATGAATGAGAATGAGAatgagatggaggaggaggatgcggaaGGGCGAATATTTATAGCCGCCCGCTCGTTGGATAATGATGATTAGGAAAAGTAATACTCCTACTACTCCAGTTTGTTTGTTGGAGCTAACAAATTAATCCTGTTGAATAGCTACTACTAGTAGACCGGATCCTGATTAGGATAAGGATTTCTTTTTTGTGCAGAGATAAAAGGATATAGAGTATTTGATGACACGTATGCATGGTTTGCTGACCGGTGCGCATGATTCGGTACATACGTGAATCCCATGTTGTATTCTTGTGGCCCAAGGAAAATCCGAAGTAATTCTAGAGAAATTCGCTACATTTGCCGTACATACTGTTCACAAGAATCAAAATTTGCATAAAAAACATGAACATGTGGTGATCACGCCCAGCCTCACAGCGAACCTAAGCCCGTAGTGAGGCCATTCTTCTTCGGTCTACTCTACTAATAATGAATAGGGAAACGTTTCAGAACGGCGCGCCGGCCGAACGATTCGGCCGGTCGCTCGCCCACGCGGACGCCACGCAACACAAGGGCCTGCACGCATTCGTCTTTCCCCTATACTCTCCTCCACACACATCTCATCCGCGCATGCTTCGTCTCTGGACTTCTCTTCTCCATCTCCGCGGACTTCTCTGCCTCTCTCCTTGTCCTGCCTCCGGCGAGCGTCGCGGCTTCTCTGGCGAGGACAACACGGCACGGCGGGGATAGAGGAGGAAGCACGCCGGGGAGCTAAAACCGGTGGACGGAAAAGCTACATCCGGCTACGCGTGAGCTGCAATTTCTCTCCCCCGACTCTATCTCCGCGGACCTCTCTGCCTCTCTCCTCGTCTTGCCTCCGGCAAGGGCCGCGGCTTCTCCGGCGAGGACAACACGGGAGGACGGGGACAGAGGAGGAAGCACGCCGGGAAGCTGAAACCGGGGGACAGAAAAGCTACAACCGTCTACCAAAAAAGCTAGAACCATCCACCAAAAAAGCTACAACCATCCACCAAAAAGCTACAACGGACCACACCAGATGCTGGAGCCGGCCAGGGTTGGAGCTACAACCAGCAACTTTGTTTGCTACAACCGACCACACCAGATGCTGGAACAGGATGTCTTTTTTGCTACACCCGGTGTGAGCAACGACGGTGGCAGTTATTTTTGCTGGAACGGGCATCTAGATTTGCTGGAACCAGTGATAAAATTTGCTACATCCGTGATGGGTGGGGGCGCGAAGGCGAGCTGCGACCGGCAACCACAGGAAAAAGCTACAGCAGTACTCTAGAGCTACAATGGCGATGCACGGGAGCTGCAACCGTGGTCTACGGGCGACCATTTTTGCTGCATCGGTGACAGCGAGACGACATGGCCGCCGGCATGGCGTGCCGCACCAGGCAAGGGGAGCTGCAAACCATGGCCACAAGAGCTGGAACCGCAGCCCAGCGGAGCTGCAGGCGACCCCCTGCGGCTGGGATGTTGCAACCGTTGTCCGGCGAGCTGGAACCGCGGTGCAGTGGAGCTGCAAGAGGAGGGGGGCGACCTCTTGATTTTTGGGGAGCGAGATCGGTGCTGGAACCAGTCTGACGGAGCGCCAGCGACGCTACTCCCCGGAGTTGCGGTGGTCACCACCGGCAGTGCAGGAACTTCCCATCAAAGATGCTGGAAACGCCCGGCAAAAAAGCTGCAACCACTCGACGGCGACGGGAGcgcggcggcgcaggcggccgACGAGGACGAGCGCGGCGCCGCGGGCGCCGGCGAGCGTGGGCGGCGTAGGGGCAAGCGCGGAGTCGTGGCTGgtcggcgaggggaggaagcaggagaCCTGGGGGAGCtgtcgagaggaagaagacgagcgcACGAGGGGGCGAGGGGAGAAATCGTGTGGTGTAAACGAGCGCATCGTGCGGCTAGGGGCTGACCGGCCGAAcgattcggccggcgcaccggcgcctattGGTGCCCTAATGAATATCTAAAGGTAAATGGTGTTAATGAAGAATATATAAAAGTTTTTTCCCATTTTGTGCAGAGCATTCGATGTTATGCGAAAGAAGCTTTCCGTCTTTTTTGGTTGAAAGTAGATTTTGTGAACAGGAGTTGATCCTTGATCTCTCTGAGGAGAATAACTGCTAATATGGCATTCACGAGTTGGTAGTCTTTGAGAAAAAAAAAAGGTTGACGATGGTGCTACTCAGATGAGTCTGTGATCTTATTTTACTTGAATTCAGTCTCTGCTTGTATCGGTGATCCATCATGAACTATGCTCGTTTGGTTTGATGCCTGTTATGCCAAAATTTGCCGTGGCGGAATCTTGAATTAGCGAAGGTTGTCACCAATTTTCTTGCACATGGCGTGTCCTCTAAAAATCGGCCAAATCAGAGTCACCCTTCACGGCGAAACAGGTCCTTGGACAAAATATACTCCACTCTAGAGAGACCAAATTTACTAAACCCACTGTTATGCTGCAAAAACACAGCAGATCAGCCGGTGTTTGATctgatagtactccctccgtccggaattatttGTCGCGGGAATGGAtgaaaataaatgtatctagaactaaattatgtctagatacattcatttctccgacgaatatttccggacggagggagtacatgacaagaACAGAACTGAGTTCACTCCCGAAAAGGACCGCAATACAGATAAattaaaaagtactccctccgtccggaaatacttgtcattgaaatggatgtatctagatgtattttagttctagatacatccattttcatctattttgatgacaagtatttccagaccgAGGGAGTAGTATTTAAACAGGAACATTCTTTAGTGCCCATGCATGACATTAACCACAGATACGGAATTGATCAGCCAATTCTTATCTTGATATTTGTTCCACAATCCACAGGTCCTGGTAGCAGTTGGCATACACTCCAAACATGCAAAAGGAATACATAATTGATACTGAATAACAGAGTCCGAGACACTGAAGAACGAAAATCTGAAGTTCCAGGTTTCAGCCATTGCAACACCAGTTTGGTACCAATGAGGCTGCAACAGTAATGCCCAAAAAGGTACCGCAATTCAAGCAACATCGTTTGCAGAAGCTAGGCTCCAGTAGCAATCGACGTAGACTTCTGACGGCCATCTGGGATGGCAAAAAGCACAATTGGTTTGGACGACCGGACAAATGGAACATCACACCTGTAGTATCCTTTCCTTTCGAGCTGTATAACTTCTCCTTTCTTGACGTTCCGCATGTTTGGGTCACCAAGAGCTAAAGCTTCTCGTCGAGTGCAAGGGTTGAGATTGTCAAGGAAGTCCTCATCTTCTTCCAGCTGCAAAATGCGCTAGATATTAGGATCTAAAGTACATGTAGATACCACTTAATGAAGGACCGAGACATGGACATAATGATCGAAGAGATGACTCATCCAAGGAAACATCATCACATACATATAAAAAGAAGAAAACTACATATCATCTACATCAGTTTTCAACACTAGTAGAGTGGAATATGGACAGGTTGCCATGTTGAGTTTCCAAGGACCAACCAATTCATCGAAAGTCTCAAGCTGTTGACTACTGAGGAAAGATAAGTTGGCCAAACCACCCATGGATGAACATATAGTAACTGTGCCACATAAGTATCTAATAACTAGTCCAAGTGAAAAGGCATCCAGACTACTAGAACGATAAATAATGTAGCACATATGTAGTGTAAGAATATGGTTCTGGCGCCCATGTGATTGCATGCCTACCTACATGAACTTAGAACATGATTTCTTACCTTCTTCTTATTAATTAGGTAGTCAAAATCTACCAAAGAGAGAGACACAAGGTCTTCAATGTCTGATAGCCATGTTAGTTTCAGCTTTGTCATCTTCACTGACCCTTCAAGATGGAGTTCACCAACTAGTTGAGTGATTGTTCCATTATCTGTCTTGATTTCTCTAATGATAGCATTTCCCCAG is from Triticum aestivum cultivar Chinese Spring chromosome 1B, IWGSC CS RefSeq v2.1, whole genome shotgun sequence and encodes:
- the LOC123097476 gene encoding 11S globulin seed storage protein 2-like, giving the protein MVQRTSPAEVMSMDLSPKKPAKAYGGDGGAYYDWSPADLPMLGAASIGAAKLHLAAGGLSLPSYSDSAKVAYVLQGAGACGVVLPEAAREKVIPVKEGDALALPFGAVTWWHNHNAAAGELVVLFLGDTSKGHCPGRFTNFQLTGAPGIFTGFSTEFVARAWDLEQDSAAKLVSTQPGSGIVKLAAGHRMPALRAEDRDGMVLNCLEAPLDVDIKGGGRVVVLNTANLPLVKEVGLGADLVRIDAHSMCSPGFSCDSAYQVTYIVRGSGRVQVVGIDGTRVLETRAEGGCLFIVPRFFVVSKIADDTGMEWFSIITTPKYVYACHTLSSVYSVFATP